A window from Coregonus clupeaformis isolate EN_2021a unplaced genomic scaffold, ASM2061545v1 scaf1549, whole genome shotgun sequence encodes these proteins:
- the depdc7a gene encoding DEP domain-containing protein 7 isoform X1 has protein sequence MLHKQRGEQGMAGKPFRATFIWSSIIANLQQRVEVKRHRHNLKTYYDCFLGSEAVDVVLAHVIQSRFCGDAEVPRSKAVRLCQALMDSRVFEAVGTKVFGNKEKWRATFEDSSCSLYRFLPLPSSPTTMTSSHSTSTITIESEYDSPSKHRNSYSPPLKRKEDQYSNNHSLVKTDKSLEDVLGNLNVTSTITPQMINLGLSQELVDEVWRQQTVFRLLQLIELPLLESLLEGEERPRPPLHSMDSDPDLLYTSSYLDREVLKAFSEAQADEWLSAAVDCLEFLPDDLVVEVSRGLPRCGEDQGQCKRLVYGILAQHYGETQHPPLLSNHVFDIHSSISELLVNGKREQVLEALQLCLKLQDSRSKEELRRLLRFMAVAAKPQEVKLHKEIENRMAVKRSFSSAIVYSMRLAKGKVDLLVLFMVENHCDVFKIPVSLHKLVSDRLTNIVKGKDPQVLTGSTYCRRVNGKAYMESKQKTTKEELWALLKTIHENPKLSNKEKRRLLGQFYKGHPEIFVQYFGSRLSSDDI, from the exons ATGCTGCACAAACAACGAG GAGAGCAGGGCATGGCCGGTAAGCCGTTCCGGGCCACCTTCATCTGGAGCAGCATCATCGCCAACCTCCAGCAGCGCGTCGAGGTCAAGCGCCACCGCCACAACCTCAAGACCTACTATGACTGTTTCCTGGGGTCAGAGGCTGTGGACGTGGTGCTGGCCCATGTCATCCAGTCACGTTTCTGCGGCGATGCCGAGGTGCCTCGCTCCAAGGCCGTACGCCTCTGCCAGGCCCTGATGGACTCGCGGGTGTTCGAGGCGGTGGGCACCAAAGTATTTGGGAATAAGGAGAAGTGGCGTGCCACCTTCGAGGACAGTAGCTGTAGTCTGTACCGGTTTCTTCCGCTTCCGTCTAGTCCCACTACCATGACCAGCTCGCACTCGACGAGCACCATCACCATCGAGAGTGAATACGACTCGCCGAGCAAACACCGGAACAGCTATAGCCCACCTCTCAAACG TAAAGAGGATCAGTACTCCAACAACCACTCTCTGGTCAAAACAGACAAATCACTAGAGGACGTGTTGGGGAACCTCAACGTCACCTCAACCATCACCCCACAGATGATCAACCTCGGCCTCTCACAGGAGT tGGTGGATGAGGTGTGGCGCCAGCAGACGGTGTTCAGGCTGCTACAGCTGATAGAGCTCCCCCTGCTGGAGAGTCTGTTGGAGGGTGAGGAGCGGCCCAGGCCTCCGCTGCACAGCATGGACAGTGACCCAGACCTGCTCTACACATCCAGCTACCTGGACAGAGAGGTCCTGAAGGCCTTCAGCGAAGCACA GGCTGATGAGTGGTTGTCAGCAGCGGTGGACTGTCTGGAGTTCCTGCCAGATGACTTGGTGGTTGAGGTGAGCAGGGGTCTGCCCCGCTGCGGTGAGGACCAGGGCCAGTGTAAGAGACTGGTGTACGGGATCCTGGCCCAGCACTATGGAGAGACACAGCACCCTCCACTACTCAGCAACCACGTCTTCGACATCCACTCCAGCATCTCTGAACTACTGG TGAATGGGAAGAGGGAGCAGGTTCTGGAGGCcctacagctgtgtctgaagCTACAGGACTCTCGCAGTAAAGAGGAGCTACGCAGACTGCTGCGATTCATGGCCGTCGCTGCCAAACCACAGGAGGTCAAACTGCacaaagag ATAGAGAACCGGATGGCGGTGAAGAGATCTTTCTCTAGTGCCATCGTCTACAGCATGAGACTGGCCAAGGGGAAGGTTGACCTACTGGTGCTGTTTATGGTGGAAAACCACTGTGACGTCTTCAAG ATTCCAGTGTCGTTGCACAAGCTTGTGAGCGATAGACTGACCAACATTGTGAAGGGGAAAGACCCACAAGTCTTAACAG GCTCTACATATTGCAGGCGAGTCAATGGAAAAGCGTACATGGAGAGCAAGCAGAAGACTACCAAAGAGGAATTATGGGCTCTACTGAAGACAATCCACGAAAACCCCAAACTGTCAAACAAAGAGAAGAGACGCTTGCTAGGACAGTTCTACAAGGGGCATCCTGAGATCTTTGTCCAGTACTTTGGAAGCAGATTGTCAAGTGatgatatatag
- the depdc7a gene encoding DEP domain-containing protein 7 isoform X2, protein MAGKPFRATFIWSSIIANLQQRVEVKRHRHNLKTYYDCFLGSEAVDVVLAHVIQSRFCGDAEVPRSKAVRLCQALMDSRVFEAVGTKVFGNKEKWRATFEDSSCSLYRFLPLPSSPTTMTSSHSTSTITIESEYDSPSKHRNSYSPPLKRKEDQYSNNHSLVKTDKSLEDVLGNLNVTSTITPQMINLGLSQELVDEVWRQQTVFRLLQLIELPLLESLLEGEERPRPPLHSMDSDPDLLYTSSYLDREVLKAFSEAQADEWLSAAVDCLEFLPDDLVVEVSRGLPRCGEDQGQCKRLVYGILAQHYGETQHPPLLSNHVFDIHSSISELLVNGKREQVLEALQLCLKLQDSRSKEELRRLLRFMAVAAKPQEVKLHKEIENRMAVKRSFSSAIVYSMRLAKGKVDLLVLFMVENHCDVFKIPVSLHKLVSDRLTNIVKGKDPQVLTGSTYCRRVNGKAYMESKQKTTKEELWALLKTIHENPKLSNKEKRRLLGQFYKGHPEIFVQYFGSRLSSDDI, encoded by the exons ATGGCCGGTAAGCCGTTCCGGGCCACCTTCATCTGGAGCAGCATCATCGCCAACCTCCAGCAGCGCGTCGAGGTCAAGCGCCACCGCCACAACCTCAAGACCTACTATGACTGTTTCCTGGGGTCAGAGGCTGTGGACGTGGTGCTGGCCCATGTCATCCAGTCACGTTTCTGCGGCGATGCCGAGGTGCCTCGCTCCAAGGCCGTACGCCTCTGCCAGGCCCTGATGGACTCGCGGGTGTTCGAGGCGGTGGGCACCAAAGTATTTGGGAATAAGGAGAAGTGGCGTGCCACCTTCGAGGACAGTAGCTGTAGTCTGTACCGGTTTCTTCCGCTTCCGTCTAGTCCCACTACCATGACCAGCTCGCACTCGACGAGCACCATCACCATCGAGAGTGAATACGACTCGCCGAGCAAACACCGGAACAGCTATAGCCCACCTCTCAAACG TAAAGAGGATCAGTACTCCAACAACCACTCTCTGGTCAAAACAGACAAATCACTAGAGGACGTGTTGGGGAACCTCAACGTCACCTCAACCATCACCCCACAGATGATCAACCTCGGCCTCTCACAGGAGT tGGTGGATGAGGTGTGGCGCCAGCAGACGGTGTTCAGGCTGCTACAGCTGATAGAGCTCCCCCTGCTGGAGAGTCTGTTGGAGGGTGAGGAGCGGCCCAGGCCTCCGCTGCACAGCATGGACAGTGACCCAGACCTGCTCTACACATCCAGCTACCTGGACAGAGAGGTCCTGAAGGCCTTCAGCGAAGCACA GGCTGATGAGTGGTTGTCAGCAGCGGTGGACTGTCTGGAGTTCCTGCCAGATGACTTGGTGGTTGAGGTGAGCAGGGGTCTGCCCCGCTGCGGTGAGGACCAGGGCCAGTGTAAGAGACTGGTGTACGGGATCCTGGCCCAGCACTATGGAGAGACACAGCACCCTCCACTACTCAGCAACCACGTCTTCGACATCCACTCCAGCATCTCTGAACTACTGG TGAATGGGAAGAGGGAGCAGGTTCTGGAGGCcctacagctgtgtctgaagCTACAGGACTCTCGCAGTAAAGAGGAGCTACGCAGACTGCTGCGATTCATGGCCGTCGCTGCCAAACCACAGGAGGTCAAACTGCacaaagag ATAGAGAACCGGATGGCGGTGAAGAGATCTTTCTCTAGTGCCATCGTCTACAGCATGAGACTGGCCAAGGGGAAGGTTGACCTACTGGTGCTGTTTATGGTGGAAAACCACTGTGACGTCTTCAAG ATTCCAGTGTCGTTGCACAAGCTTGTGAGCGATAGACTGACCAACATTGTGAAGGGGAAAGACCCACAAGTCTTAACAG GCTCTACATATTGCAGGCGAGTCAATGGAAAAGCGTACATGGAGAGCAAGCAGAAGACTACCAAAGAGGAATTATGGGCTCTACTGAAGACAATCCACGAAAACCCCAAACTGTCAAACAAAGAGAAGAGACGCTTGCTAGGACAGTTCTACAAGGGGCATCCTGAGATCTTTGTCCAGTACTTTGGAAGCAGATTGTCAAGTGatgatatatag